The following are encoded in a window of Bradyrhizobium sp. WBOS07 genomic DNA:
- a CDS encoding indolepyruvate ferredoxin oxidoreductase family protein, translating to MGINQGPISLDQKYTQETGHVFTTGIQALVRLPMAQIRRDRANGLNTAGFISGYRGSPLGGYDQQLFAARKHLEQYNIKFQPGVNEDLAATAVWGSQQLNLSPGAKYDGVVGIWYGKGPGVDRCGDVFRHGNAAGSAKNGGVLCLAGDDHGAKSSTVPHQSDHAFMSALMPYLYPSSIHEMIEMGLLGIAMSRYSGCWVGMKVITETVETTAEIDLTDEMKPFVIPSDFELPPGGLNLRWPDDRFEQDRRLQDYKGFAAIAFARANKVNRVTMDSPNARFGIMASGKSYEDVRQALRELGITEEVAAKIGLRLYKIGMPWPLEPEGVRQFAVGLEEIFIVEERREIVENQVKQELFNWRDDVRPRIVGKMDEHDKRFLTFAAELSVASLATSLTERLLRLNLNPEIAEMLRVKADWFNGRQATQMQAVAPVSRTPYFCSGCPHNTSTKVPEGSRALAGIGCHFMALWMDRSTETFTHMGGEGVPWVGIAPFTNENHIFANLGDGTYFHSGILAIRQAVASKANITYKILYNDAVAMTGGQRHDGDLSPQQITHQLHAEGIREIYLVSEAPDSYPADTIAPGVKKYHRDELDSVMKMCREFKGTSAIVFVQTCAAEKRRRRKRGLMEDPARRVMINPAVCEGCGDCSVQSNCISVEPLETEFGRKRAINQSSCNKDYSCLKGFCPSFVTVDGGKPRHRAPAELADIGELPEPASRPTLDKPYNIAVGGVGGTGVLTIGALLGMAAHIEGKASMILDMSGLAQKGGAVLSHVRLSDHPAEVTCSRIVTGTADLVLAADEVVAVAKDTISLCDSSRTRGIINSHVIPTADFVLNRDFNFQTRKLNAVLETALHKDSVFFDFTKPAEQLLGDAIATNMMMMGYAYQKGLFPLSAEAIEQAIEVNGVSIKMNKEAFRLGRLAVVDPQRLADMLKGTDEVVAPKTLDAMTLDEVIEHRVKHLTAYQNGRLARRYRKLVDQVRDAAKQGGYGDALPRAVAVNYAKLLSYKDEYEVARLYTNGAFEQQLRDQFEGDFKFNFNLAPPILASGVDALGRPKKRAFGPWMLNVFRVLAKFKFLRGTPFDIFGRSADRKLERDLIAGYEKDVATVLGLLSPVTIDTAVELLSLPDRIRGYGPVKEKAVADAKARYAQLAADLANPPPAPRQIAAE from the coding sequence ATGGGCATCAACCAGGGTCCGATCAGTCTCGATCAAAAATATACCCAGGAGACCGGGCACGTCTTCACCACGGGGATCCAGGCCCTGGTGCGCTTACCGATGGCCCAGATCCGGCGCGACCGCGCCAACGGTCTCAATACCGCGGGCTTCATCTCCGGCTATCGCGGCTCGCCGCTCGGCGGCTACGACCAGCAGCTCTTCGCCGCGCGCAAGCATCTCGAACAGTACAACATCAAGTTCCAGCCTGGCGTGAACGAGGACCTCGCCGCCACCGCCGTCTGGGGCTCGCAGCAGCTCAACCTCTCGCCCGGCGCCAAATATGACGGCGTGGTCGGCATCTGGTACGGCAAGGGCCCCGGCGTCGACCGCTGCGGCGACGTGTTCCGCCACGGCAATGCCGCAGGCTCGGCCAAGAACGGCGGTGTGCTGTGCCTTGCCGGCGACGACCACGGCGCAAAGTCCTCGACCGTCCCGCATCAGTCAGATCACGCCTTCATGTCGGCGCTGATGCCGTATCTCTATCCCTCGAGCATCCACGAGATGATCGAGATGGGCCTGCTCGGCATCGCGATGTCGCGCTATTCGGGCTGCTGGGTCGGCATGAAGGTGATCACCGAGACGGTGGAGACCACCGCCGAGATCGATCTCACCGACGAGATGAAGCCGTTCGTCATCCCCAGCGATTTCGAGCTGCCGCCCGGCGGCCTCAATCTGCGCTGGCCCGATGACCGTTTCGAGCAGGACCGTCGCCTACAGGACTACAAGGGCTTTGCCGCCATCGCCTTTGCGCGCGCCAACAAGGTCAACCGCGTCACCATGGATTCGCCGAACGCCCGCTTCGGCATCATGGCGTCGGGCAAGAGCTATGAGGATGTCCGCCAGGCGCTGCGCGAACTCGGGATCACCGAGGAGGTCGCCGCCAAGATCGGCCTTCGCCTCTACAAGATCGGCATGCCCTGGCCGCTGGAGCCGGAAGGCGTGCGCCAGTTCGCGGTCGGCCTCGAGGAGATCTTCATCGTCGAGGAGCGCCGCGAGATCGTCGAGAACCAGGTCAAGCAGGAGCTGTTCAACTGGCGCGACGACGTCCGCCCGCGCATCGTCGGCAAGATGGACGAGCACGACAAGCGCTTCCTGACCTTCGCCGCCGAGCTCAGTGTGGCCTCGCTTGCCACCTCGCTCACCGAGCGGCTGCTTCGACTTAATCTCAACCCGGAAATTGCGGAGATGCTCCGCGTCAAGGCCGACTGGTTCAACGGCCGCCAGGCGACCCAGATGCAGGCGGTCGCGCCTGTCTCCCGCACGCCTTACTTCTGTTCCGGCTGCCCCCACAACACCTCAACGAAAGTCCCCGAAGGCAGCCGCGCGCTGGCCGGCATCGGCTGTCACTTCATGGCGCTGTGGATGGACCGCTCGACCGAGACGTTCACCCATATGGGCGGCGAGGGCGTACCCTGGGTCGGCATCGCGCCGTTCACCAACGAGAACCACATCTTCGCCAACCTCGGCGACGGCACCTACTTCCACTCCGGCATTCTGGCGATCCGCCAGGCGGTCGCCTCCAAGGCCAACATCACCTACAAGATCCTCTACAACGACGCGGTCGCCATGACGGGCGGCCAGCGCCACGACGGCGATCTTTCGCCGCAGCAGATCACCCACCAGCTCCACGCCGAAGGCATCCGCGAGATCTATCTGGTCTCGGAGGCGCCCGATTCCTATCCGGCCGACACCATCGCGCCCGGCGTGAAGAAATATCACCGCGACGAGCTCGACAGCGTCATGAAGATGTGCCGCGAGTTCAAGGGCACGTCGGCGATCGTGTTCGTGCAGACCTGCGCGGCCGAGAAGCGCCGCCGCCGCAAGCGCGGCCTGATGGAGGATCCGGCGCGCCGCGTCATGATCAACCCGGCCGTCTGCGAAGGCTGCGGCGACTGCTCGGTGCAGTCGAACTGCATCTCGGTCGAGCCGCTGGAGACTGAGTTTGGCCGCAAGCGCGCCATCAACCAGTCGTCGTGCAACAAGGATTATTCCTGCCTGAAGGGGTTCTGCCCGTCCTTCGTCACGGTCGACGGCGGCAAGCCGCGCCACCGCGCGCCGGCGGAGCTGGCCGACATCGGTGAATTGCCCGAGCCGGCCTCGCGCCCCACGCTCGACAAGCCCTACAACATCGCGGTCGGCGGTGTCGGCGGCACCGGCGTGCTCACCATCGGCGCGCTGCTCGGCATGGCCGCCCATATCGAGGGCAAGGCTTCGATGATCCTCGACATGTCGGGCCTGGCGCAGAAGGGTGGGGCGGTGCTCAGCCATGTGCGCCTGTCGGATCATCCGGCGGAGGTGACCTGCTCGCGCATTGTCACCGGCACGGCCGATCTGGTGCTTGCGGCGGATGAAGTGGTCGCGGTCGCCAAGGACACCATCTCGCTCTGCGACTCCAGCCGCACCCGCGGCATCATCAATAGCCACGTCATTCCCACCGCCGATTTCGTCCTCAACCGCGACTTCAACTTCCAGACCCGCAAGCTCAACGCGGTGCTGGAGACGGCGCTGCACAAGGACTCCGTGTTCTTCGACTTCACCAAGCCGGCCGAGCAGCTGCTCGGCGATGCCATCGCCACCAACATGATGATGATGGGTTATGCCTATCAGAAGGGCCTGTTCCCGCTGTCGGCGGAAGCGATCGAGCAGGCGATCGAAGTCAACGGCGTCTCGATCAAGATGAACAAGGAAGCCTTCCGCCTCGGCCGCCTCGCGGTGGTGGATCCCCAGCGTCTTGCCGACATGCTGAAGGGTACGGATGAGGTCGTCGCCCCCAAGACGCTGGATGCGATGACGCTCGACGAGGTCATCGAGCATCGCGTCAAGCATCTGACCGCCTACCAGAATGGCCGGCTGGCAAGACGTTATCGCAAGCTGGTGGATCAGGTCCGCGATGCTGCCAAGCAGGGTGGCTACGGCGATGCACTGCCGCGCGCGGTCGCGGTGAACTATGCCAAGCTGCTGTCCTACAAGGACGAATACGAAGTCGCGCGGCTCTACACCAATGGCGCCTTCGAGCAGCAGCTCCGCGACCAGTTCGAGGGCGACTTCAAGTTCAACTTCAACCTCGCGCCGCCGATTCTGGCGAGCGGCGTCGATGCGCTCGGTCGCCCGAAGAAGCGCGCCTTCGGTCCGTGGATGCTGAACGTCTTCCGCGTCCTGGCGAAGTTCAAATTCCTGCGCGGCACCCCGTTCGACATCTTCGGCCGCAGCGCCGACCGCAAGCTCGAGCGCGACCTGATCGCCGGCTACGAGAAGGACGTCGCCACCGTGCTCGGCCTGTTGTCGCCGGTGACGATCGACACCGCCGTGGAGTTGCTGTCGCTGCCCGACCGCATCCGCGGCTACGGTCCGGTGAAGGAGAAGGCGGTGGCCGACGCCAAGGCGCGCTATGCGCAACTTGCAGCGGATCTTGCCAACCCGCCGCCGGCACCGCGGCAGATCGCAGCGGAGTAG
- a CDS encoding cytochrome c, producing MRTILTGSVVVGLALCSAVGSAARAAEPSPELIAYGKTLVEAGGCAGCHTADPARPFAGGKRIDTPFGAIYAPNLTPDRDTGIGAWQDADFTRALRYGIGPDGSNYYPAFPYPYFTKMTKDDTLAIRAYLGTLAPVVSRNKPPELRWPFGYRGLMRIWNAIYFKPGLFEPDQSKSAAWNRGGYLVTGLGHCGACHTPKNYFGADRDAQALAGNEVAGWFAPRLDGAARTGLKSWSEADIAEYLQSGRNARSHAGGPMADVVVNSTSKMSDADVRAIALYLKSLPPSRRETIVTPPDEAEMRAGQAVYAKLCVACHEADGMGAPRIYPPLPGNALLQSNNPSSTLRIILDGARTVTTPRAPNTGEMPGYAGQLSNEEIAAVTNYIRNSWGNAGLLVTPARVAKARKQGANGE from the coding sequence ATGCGGACGATTCTGACTGGCTCGGTTGTGGTCGGCCTGGCGTTGTGCAGTGCAGTTGGAAGCGCAGCCCGCGCCGCCGAGCCGTCGCCGGAGCTGATCGCCTACGGCAAGACGCTGGTCGAGGCCGGCGGCTGCGCCGGCTGCCACACGGCCGATCCCGCAAGACCGTTCGCGGGCGGCAAGCGCATCGACACCCCCTTCGGCGCGATCTACGCGCCGAACCTGACCCCTGACCGCGACACCGGGATCGGCGCCTGGCAAGATGCCGATTTCACCCGCGCCCTGCGCTATGGCATCGGCCCTGACGGCTCGAACTATTACCCGGCCTTTCCCTATCCTTATTTCACGAAGATGACGAAGGACGACACGCTGGCGATCCGCGCCTATCTCGGCACGCTCGCGCCTGTCGTGAGCCGCAACAAGCCGCCGGAGCTGCGCTGGCCATTCGGCTATCGCGGCCTGATGCGGATCTGGAACGCCATATATTTCAAGCCCGGCCTGTTCGAGCCGGACCAGAGCAAGAGCGCGGCCTGGAACCGGGGCGGCTATCTCGTCACCGGGCTCGGCCATTGCGGCGCCTGCCATACCCCGAAGAATTATTTCGGCGCGGACAGGGACGCGCAGGCGCTGGCCGGCAACGAGGTCGCGGGCTGGTTCGCTCCGCGGCTCGATGGCGCAGCGCGCACCGGATTGAAATCGTGGAGCGAGGCGGACATTGCGGAGTATCTGCAGAGCGGACGCAACGCCAGGAGCCATGCCGGCGGACCGATGGCGGACGTCGTCGTCAACTCGACCTCGAAGATGAGCGATGCCGATGTGCGCGCGATCGCGCTGTATCTGAAGAGCCTGCCGCCGTCACGGCGCGAGACCATCGTGACGCCGCCGGACGAAGCCGAGATGAGAGCCGGCCAGGCGGTCTACGCCAAACTCTGCGTCGCCTGCCACGAAGCCGACGGCATGGGCGCCCCGCGCATCTATCCGCCGCTGCCGGGCAATGCGCTGCTGCAATCCAACAACCCCTCCTCCACCTTGCGCATCATCCTCGACGGCGCCCGCACCGTAACCACGCCACGCGCGCCGAACACCGGCGAGATGCCGGGCTATGCCGGGCAATTGTCCAACGAGGAGATCGCGGCCGTGACGAACTACATCCGCAATTCCTGGGGCAATGCGGGGTTGCTGGTGACGCCCGCGCGGGTCGCGAAGGCGAGGAAGCAGGGGGCGAATGGGGAGTAG
- a CDS encoding ArsR family transcriptional regulator, producing the protein MKSGPDIAMVASLVGDPARANMLTALMNGRALTASELAQEAGITPQTASSHLAKLEAGGLIEPEKQGRHRYYRLTDDDVAGVLEGLAGLAARTGHMRVRTGPKDPALRRARICYDHLAGDLGVQMLDSLRERNLIRQKKQDIELTAEGERFLAKHLQISPDMLAHPRRPVCKACLDWSERRHHLAGTLGAAMMQRFAELKWAARDTTPGSRVVNFTRAGEKQFAALFGSGKD; encoded by the coding sequence ATGAAATCAGGACCCGACATCGCCATGGTCGCTTCGCTGGTCGGCGATCCCGCCCGCGCCAACATGCTCACCGCCCTGATGAACGGCCGCGCGCTGACCGCGAGCGAGCTGGCGCAGGAGGCCGGCATCACGCCGCAGACTGCGAGCTCGCATCTGGCCAAGCTCGAGGCGGGCGGTCTCATCGAGCCGGAGAAGCAGGGCCGCCACCGCTATTATCGCCTCACCGACGACGACGTCGCCGGCGTGCTCGAAGGCCTCGCCGGACTTGCGGCGCGGACCGGCCATATGCGGGTGCGCACCGGGCCAAAGGATCCGGCGCTGCGGCGCGCGCGGATCTGCTACGACCATCTCGCCGGCGATCTCGGCGTGCAGATGCTCGATTCCTTGCGCGAGCGGAATCTGATCAGGCAGAAGAAGCAGGACATCGAGCTGACCGCCGAGGGCGAGCGCTTCCTCGCCAAGCATCTGCAGATCTCGCCCGACATGCTCGCCCACCCGCGGCGCCCGGTGTGCAAGGCCTGCCTCGACTGGAGCGAGCGGCGGCATCACCTCGCCGGCACGCTGGGGGCCGCCATGATGCAGCGCTTCGCCGAGCTGAAATGGGCGGCACGCGACACGACGCCCGGCAGCCGCGTCGTGAATTTCACCCGCGCCGGCGAGAAGCAGTTTGCCGCGCTGTTCGGCAGCGGCAAGGACTGA
- a CDS encoding oxaloacetate decarboxylase, translating to MHVTTADKRATFKKMHESGCFILPNPVDVGSAKALQHLGFKAIASSSAGFAWTIGKADNHVTVEDVCQHLAALSSAVDIPVNADFEGGFAVEPDRVADNVERCVRTGVAGLSIEDSTGDKAKPLYDRTLAVERIKASRKAIGDSGTLLVGRCEAYLWGVTDLKLVIDRLTAYADAGADCLYAPGLKTREDISAVVKAVAPKPFNLLIGASGLSLKEAEDLGVRRISVGGSLARAAWGGFMRAAKEMAEKGTFTELGGGYPGGELNKMFS from the coding sequence ATGCATGTGACAACTGCTGACAAGCGCGCGACCTTCAAGAAGATGCACGAGAGCGGGTGCTTCATCCTGCCCAATCCGGTCGACGTCGGCAGCGCCAAGGCATTGCAGCATCTCGGCTTCAAGGCGATCGCCTCGTCGAGCGCGGGCTTTGCCTGGACCATCGGCAAGGCCGACAATCACGTCACGGTCGAGGATGTCTGTCAGCATCTGGCAGCATTGAGCTCGGCCGTCGACATTCCCGTCAACGCCGATTTCGAGGGCGGCTTTGCGGTCGAGCCGGACAGGGTCGCGGACAATGTCGAGCGCTGCGTGCGCACCGGCGTTGCCGGCCTATCGATCGAGGATTCCACCGGCGACAAGGCCAAGCCGCTCTACGATCGCACCCTCGCGGTCGAGCGCATCAAGGCCTCGCGCAAGGCGATCGGCGACAGCGGCACGTTGCTGGTCGGCCGCTGCGAAGCCTATTTGTGGGGCGTCACCGATCTCAAGCTCGTCATCGACAGGCTGACCGCCTATGCCGACGCCGGCGCTGATTGCCTTTATGCGCCGGGCCTGAAGACGCGCGAGGACATCAGCGCCGTGGTGAAGGCGGTCGCACCAAAGCCGTTCAATCTCCTGATCGGCGCGTCCGGCCTGTCGCTGAAGGAGGCCGAGGATCTCGGCGTGCGCCGGATCAGCGTCGGCGGCTCGCTGGCCCGCGCCGCCTGGGGCGGCTTCATGCGCGCGGCAAAGGAGATGGCGGAGAAGGGGACGTTCACCGAGCTCGGCGGCGGCTATCCCGGCGGCGAGCTCAACAAGATGTTCAGCTGA
- a CDS encoding antibiotic biosynthesis monooxygenase — protein sequence MIAVIFEVWPKPEHRQDYFDLAADLKPLLQTIDGFISVERFESLTEKGKILSVSFWRDEAAVAAWRNTMEHRRTQAKGRAKIFADYHLRIASVIRDYSMSDREQAPKDSRAVHDAH from the coding sequence ATGATCGCCGTGATCTTCGAGGTCTGGCCCAAGCCGGAACACCGCCAGGATTATTTCGACCTCGCCGCGGATCTGAAGCCGCTGCTGCAAACCATCGACGGCTTCATCTCGGTCGAGCGATTCGAGAGCCTGACCGAGAAGGGCAAGATCCTGTCGGTGTCGTTCTGGCGCGACGAGGCGGCCGTCGCCGCATGGCGCAACACGATGGAGCACCGCCGCACCCAGGCCAAGGGCCGCGCGAAAATCTTCGCCGATTATCATCTGCGCATCGCCAGCGTGATCCGGGACTACAGCATGAGCGACCGCGAGCAGGCGCCGAAGGATAGTCGCGCCGTGCACGATGCGCACTAG
- a CDS encoding trimeric intracellular cation channel family protein, whose protein sequence is MWSLPPTDSVLHFLSLVAIAAQGMTAALAAGRRSMDWLGVCFLGCITALGGGTLRDLFLGHYPLAWVQNPIYLALAGGAAFLTILFARLVHRLKVAFIVLDAIGLVVFTMAGCDVAWQMDASLPIVIVSGMVTGCAGGVLRDVLCNDVPLLFRSELYASVSLVTGLFYATAFGLKLNAELSTILTFVLGISFRLLAVRYTWEMPKFVFTEDEQK, encoded by the coding sequence ATGTGGAGCCTGCCGCCGACCGATAGCGTGCTGCATTTCCTGTCGCTGGTCGCGATAGCCGCGCAGGGCATGACGGCGGCGCTCGCCGCCGGACGCCGCAGCATGGACTGGTTGGGAGTCTGCTTCCTTGGTTGCATCACCGCGCTCGGCGGCGGCACGCTGCGCGATCTCTTCCTGGGACATTATCCGCTGGCCTGGGTGCAGAACCCGATCTATCTCGCGCTGGCCGGCGGCGCGGCGTTCCTCACCATCCTGTTCGCGCGCCTGGTGCACCGGCTGAAGGTCGCCTTCATCGTGCTCGACGCCATCGGGCTCGTCGTCTTTACCATGGCCGGCTGCGACGTCGCCTGGCAGATGGACGCCTCGCTGCCGATCGTCATCGTCTCTGGCATGGTGACCGGCTGCGCCGGCGGCGTGTTGCGCGACGTGCTCTGCAACGACGTGCCGCTGCTGTTTCGCTCCGAGCTCTACGCCAGCGTGTCGCTGGTGACCGGCCTGTTCTACGCCACCGCGTTCGGCCTTAAGCTCAACGCCGAGCTCTCGACCATCCTCACCTTCGTGCTCGGCATCAGCTTCCGCCTGCTGGCGGTGCGCTATACATGGGAGATGCCGAAATTCGTGTTCACCGAGGATGAGCAGAAGTAG
- a CDS encoding twin-arginine translocation signal domain-containing protein: protein MERRNFLKLALGLTAGAAAFAATAAQAVPLSPQPVGDPKRMPEGNPDAHPAVTTSEEAAELSPEQVHWRGHHRHWGWRRRHWRRHHRRWHRRHHW, encoded by the coding sequence ATGGAGCGCCGGAATTTTCTGAAACTTGCATTGGGACTGACGGCCGGAGCGGCTGCCTTCGCTGCGACCGCAGCGCAGGCCGTGCCGTTGTCACCGCAGCCGGTCGGCGATCCCAAGCGCATGCCGGAGGGCAATCCCGACGCTCATCCCGCCGTCACCACCAGCGAGGAAGCCGCCGAGCTGAGTCCCGAGCAGGTGCACTGGCGTGGCCATCACCGCCACTGGGGCTGGCGCCGCCGTCATTGGCGCCGGCATCACCGGCGCTGGCACCGCCGCCATCACTGGTAA
- a CDS encoding NIPSNAP family protein, with protein sequence MSVTVFIRYQLDPFKRPQFEEYSKRWLTIIPKCGGDLIGYFMPHEGTNNIAFGLITFESLAAYESYRARLRQDAEGMANFHFAEEHKFILAEERTFLRKVVL encoded by the coding sequence ATGTCCGTCACCGTCTTCATCCGCTACCAGCTCGACCCGTTCAAGCGCCCGCAGTTCGAGGAATATTCGAAACGCTGGCTCACCATCATCCCGAAATGCGGCGGCGACCTGATCGGCTATTTCATGCCGCACGAGGGCACCAACAACATCGCCTTTGGGCTGATCACGTTCGAGAGCCTGGCCGCCTATGAATCCTATCGCGCGCGGCTGCGGCAGGACGCCGAAGGCATGGCCAATTTCCATTTCGCCGAGGAACACAAATTCATCCTCGCCGAAGAGCGCACCTTCCTGCGCAAGGTGGTATTGTAG
- a CDS encoding GCG_CRPN prefix-to-repeats domain-containing protein, with translation MKYLFAAAILASAVVGFGETASAAEGCGRGFYRGPYGNCRPMRGAVVVRPAPVYVAPPVVVVPRARACPYGLHWHAGRCRPY, from the coding sequence ATGAAGTATCTGTTCGCCGCCGCCATACTTGCCAGCGCGGTCGTCGGTTTCGGCGAGACGGCCAGCGCCGCCGAGGGCTGCGGCCGAGGGTTCTACCGCGGTCCCTATGGCAATTGCCGCCCGATGCGCGGCGCGGTCGTGGTGCGCCCGGCCCCGGTGTATGTCGCTCCGCCGGTCGTCGTCGTGCCCCGCGCCCGCGCGTGCCCCTATGGCCTCCACTGGCACGCCGGCCGCTGCCGCCCCTACTGA
- a CDS encoding thiolase domain-containing protein: MTIKGKAYIAGIYEHPTRHAPDKSTAQLHAEVAKGAIEDAGISKDDIDGYFCAGDAPGGAWPMVDYLGLNTKNLRHIDSTETGGCSYIIHLGHAAEAIAAGKCSIALVTLAGKPRTGAMPPRAAGAEVDFESAYGATTHNAYGMCAMRHMHDYGTTSEQLAWIKVAASHHAQYNPHAMLKDVVTVDDVLNSPMISDPLHRLDCCVVSDGGGAMIVTTPEIARSLKKPLVRLIGHGEAMKGPRGGKDLDLTYSAGIWSGPRAFEEAGITPKDIKYASIYDSFTITVLMQLEDLGFCKKGEGGKFVADGNLISGVGKLPFNTDGGGLCSNHPVNRGGMTKILEAVRQLRGEAHPKVQVKNCDLAIAHGTGGLLGVRHAASTAILERV; this comes from the coding sequence TTGACCATCAAGGGCAAGGCCTACATTGCCGGGATCTACGAACACCCGACCCGGCATGCGCCGGATAAATCCACCGCCCAGCTCCACGCCGAGGTCGCCAAGGGGGCGATCGAGGATGCGGGGATCAGCAAGGACGACATCGACGGCTATTTCTGCGCGGGCGATGCGCCCGGCGGCGCCTGGCCGATGGTCGATTATCTCGGACTGAACACCAAGAACCTCCGCCATATCGATTCCACCGAGACCGGCGGCTGCTCCTACATCATCCATCTCGGCCATGCCGCCGAGGCGATCGCCGCGGGCAAGTGCTCGATCGCGCTTGTGACGCTGGCCGGCAAGCCGCGCACCGGTGCGATGCCGCCGCGCGCCGCCGGCGCCGAGGTCGATTTCGAATCCGCTTACGGTGCCACCACCCACAATGCCTATGGCATGTGTGCCATGCGCCACATGCACGACTATGGCACCACCTCCGAGCAGCTCGCCTGGATCAAGGTCGCGGCCTCGCATCACGCGCAGTACAATCCGCATGCGATGCTCAAGGACGTCGTCACCGTCGACGACGTGCTGAACTCGCCGATGATCTCCGATCCCCTGCATCGCCTGGATTGCTGCGTCGTCTCCGACGGCGGCGGTGCGATGATCGTGACGACGCCCGAGATCGCCAGGAGCCTGAAGAAGCCGCTGGTGCGCCTGATCGGCCATGGCGAAGCGATGAAGGGCCCGCGCGGCGGCAAGGACCTCGACCTCACGTATTCGGCCGGAATCTGGTCCGGTCCGCGTGCGTTCGAGGAAGCCGGCATCACGCCGAAGGACATCAAGTACGCCTCGATCTACGACAGCTTCACCATCACGGTGCTGATGCAGCTCGAAGACCTCGGCTTCTGCAAGAAGGGCGAGGGCGGCAAGTTCGTCGCCGACGGCAACTTGATCTCGGGCGTCGGCAAGCTGCCGTTCAACACCGACGGCGGCGGCCTCTGCAGCAACCATCCCGTCAACCGCGGCGGCATGACCAAGATCCTCGAGGCCGTGCGCCAGCTGCGCGGCGAGGCGCATCCGAAGGTGCAGGTCAAGAATTGCGACCTCGCCATCGCCCACGGCACCGGCGGCCTCCTGGGCGTCCGCCACGCCGCCTCGACGGCCATTCTGGAGCGCGTGTGA
- a CDS encoding glutathione S-transferase family protein, with product MADLTLTTFAWVPEPPRGFVRDLRIRWALEEAALPYRVASAPFDDRGPAHLAHQPFGQVPWLTDGDLSIFESGAILLHLGGLSDKLMPAGPRGRIETTEWVFAALNSVEMASLPWAMSKFMGHPTDTAAWKFVDDFLKLRLKHLEPVLAGLEWLAGSFSVADILMADVLRVVDGFGGLADSLACRAYVARATGRPAFMKAHADQIAHFAAADKARGT from the coding sequence ATGGCCGACCTCACCCTGACCACCTTCGCTTGGGTTCCCGAACCGCCGCGCGGCTTCGTGCGCGACCTCAGGATACGCTGGGCGCTCGAAGAGGCCGCCCTGCCCTATCGCGTCGCCAGCGCGCCGTTCGACGATCGCGGGCCCGCGCACCTCGCGCACCAGCCGTTCGGCCAGGTGCCGTGGCTGACCGACGGCGACCTCTCGATCTTCGAGAGCGGCGCAATCCTGCTGCATCTTGGCGGGCTCAGCGACAAGCTGATGCCGGCAGGTCCGCGCGGCCGCATCGAGACGACGGAATGGGTGTTCGCGGCGCTCAATTCGGTGGAGATGGCGAGCCTGCCCTGGGCAATGTCGAAATTCATGGGACATCCGACCGATACGGCGGCGTGGAAATTCGTCGACGACTTCCTCAAGCTGCGGCTGAAGCATCTCGAGCCGGTGCTTGCGGGGCTCGAATGGCTGGCCGGCTCGTTCTCCGTCGCCGACATCCTGATGGCGGACGTGCTGCGGGTCGTCGATGGTTTCGGCGGCCTCGCGGACAGCCTCGCCTGCCGCGCCTACGTCGCACGCGCCACCGGCCGCCCGGCCTTCATGAAGGCGCACGCCGACCAGATCGCGCATTTCGCTGCGGCGGATAAGGCCCGTGGAACGTGA